A portion of the Oceaniferula marina genome contains these proteins:
- a CDS encoding DUF2314 domain-containing protein — MKDNTETPIFLSDGNDPEMSQASLKAQSTIKILWRELSWERRRIIPALDMACIKACFSDEEGGQVEHMWIDEVDFDGVSYRGVLLNTPNWLTSVQAGDEVCVDPKYISDWMYAIDGKVYGAYTVNLIRSRMSRQERSAHDEAWGYDFGLPNQISLFDGHSTSKPSDGFLRRFRRSAPDTNSDSEEYPEHPMSINMTESYASGVSEDPSMINNQGLHGWTFLHIEAAAGNLAQVEVLLNHDADKTIRSEHGHLAVDLARYFKWDKVVALLE, encoded by the coding sequence ATGAAAGACAATACAGAGACACCAATATTCCTTTCCGATGGAAATGATCCGGAAATGTCACAGGCCTCCTTAAAAGCACAATCGACCATTAAAATTTTATGGAGAGAGCTTTCTTGGGAAAGGCGGCGAATTATTCCAGCTCTTGATATGGCGTGCATAAAAGCATGTTTTTCCGATGAAGAGGGCGGTCAGGTTGAACATATGTGGATTGATGAAGTTGATTTTGATGGTGTCTCTTACAGAGGTGTGTTGCTTAATACACCGAATTGGCTGACATCTGTTCAGGCTGGGGATGAAGTATGTGTCGATCCCAAATACATATCGGATTGGATGTATGCAATTGATGGTAAGGTTTATGGTGCCTATACGGTTAATTTGATACGGAGCCGAATGTCTAGGCAGGAGCGTTCAGCTCATGATGAAGCTTGGGGATATGATTTCGGATTACCTAATCAGATATCCTTATTTGATGGGCATTCGACATCAAAACCATCTGATGGATTTCTAAGGAGGTTTAGAAGAAGCGCCCCGGATACGAATAGTGATAGTGAAGAGTATCCTGAACATCCTATGAGTATTAACATGACAGAAAGTTACGCTTCAGGAGTCAGTGAAGATCCTTCCATGATTAATAATCAAGGGTTACATGGATGGACGTTCCTACATATAGAGGCGGCAGCAGGCAATTTAGCACAAGTAGAAGTTCTGTTGAATCATGATGCTGATAAGACAATTAGATCTGAGCATGGACACTTGGCTGTGGATTTGGCGAGATATTTTAAATGGGATAAAGTCGTAGCTCTGCTCGAATAA